In the Malus domestica chromosome 16, GDT2T_hap1 genome, one interval contains:
- the LOC114823485 gene encoding uncharacterized protein isoform X3, whose protein sequence is MANQGAKKRKEENARHMANLLRLIMACNVIYVLVRMLIFHSSFTWKNWVALLLTSLAYYFPYQQLAQMANPSIGDDGELLDGGFDMTTGGVCGYQVLEHTNHSVSLEDLCLKVQRGVLRMKRLGRRGKSWRRRLQDPSLSRQEIDKEKYDQRLRS, encoded by the exons ATGGCAAATCAAGGTGCAAAGAAGCGCAAGGAAGAGAATGCCCGCCACATGGCCAATCTCCTTCGCCTCATCATGGCCTGTAAT GTTATTTATGTGCTAGTAAGGATGCTCATCTTCCATTCTAGTTTCACCTGGAAAAATTGGGTTGCTTTGCTTCTCACTTCTCTCGCTTATTACTTTCCCTATCAACAACTGGCCCAAATGGCAAATCCTTCTATTGGCGATGATGGGGAACTTCTAGATGGTGGCTTTGATATGACTACTGGTGGAGTATGCGG ATACCAGGTTTTGGAGCATACAAATCATTCGGTTTCATTAGAGGATTTATGTCTCAAGGTTCAGAG gggggtgttgaggatgaAAAGACTCGGAAGAAGAGGGAAAAGTTGGAGAAGAAGGCTTCAAGACCCCAGTTTGTCAAGACAAGAAATAGATAAG GAAAAATATGACCAAAGGCTGCGCTCATAG
- the LOC114823485 gene encoding uncharacterized protein isoform X2, with protein MANQGAKKRKEENARHMANLLRLIMACNVIYVLVRMLIFHSSFTWKNWVALLLTSLAYYFPYQQLAQMANPSIGDDGELLDGGFDMTTGGVCGYQVLEHTNHSVSLEDLCLKVQRGVLRMKRLGRRGKSWRRRLQDPSLSRQEIDKAVQTQEKYDQRLRS; from the exons ATGGCAAATCAAGGTGCAAAGAAGCGCAAGGAAGAGAATGCCCGCCACATGGCCAATCTCCTTCGCCTCATCATGGCCTGTAAT GTTATTTATGTGCTAGTAAGGATGCTCATCTTCCATTCTAGTTTCACCTGGAAAAATTGGGTTGCTTTGCTTCTCACTTCTCTCGCTTATTACTTTCCCTATCAACAACTGGCCCAAATGGCAAATCCTTCTATTGGCGATGATGGGGAACTTCTAGATGGTGGCTTTGATATGACTACTGGTGGAGTATGCGG ATACCAGGTTTTGGAGCATACAAATCATTCGGTTTCATTAGAGGATTTATGTCTCAAGGTTCAGAG gggggtgttgaggatgaAAAGACTCGGAAGAAGAGGGAAAAGTTGGAGAAGAAGGCTTCAAGACCCCAGTTTGTCAAGACAAGAAATAGATAAG GCTGTTCAAACCCAGGAAAAATATGACCAAAGGCTGCGCTCATAG
- the LOC114823485 gene encoding uncharacterized protein isoform X1 has protein sequence MANQGAKKRKEENARHMANLLRLIMACNVIYVLVRMLIFHSSFTWKNWVALLLTSLAYYFPYQQLAQMANPSIGDDGELLDGGFDMTTGGVCGYLHDVIYITCFVQVMSIISGKFWYTYLLIPGFGAYKSFGFIRGFMSQGSEGGVEDEKTRKKREKLEKKASRPQFVKTRNR, from the exons ATGGCAAATCAAGGTGCAAAGAAGCGCAAGGAAGAGAATGCCCGCCACATGGCCAATCTCCTTCGCCTCATCATGGCCTGTAAT GTTATTTATGTGCTAGTAAGGATGCTCATCTTCCATTCTAGTTTCACCTGGAAAAATTGGGTTGCTTTGCTTCTCACTTCTCTCGCTTATTACTTTCCCTATCAACAACTGGCCCAAATGGCAAATCCTTCTATTGGCGATGATGGGGAACTTCTAGATGGTGGCTTTGATATGACTACTGGTGGAGTATGCGG CTATTTGCATGATGTCATCTACATCACATGCTTTGTGCAAGTCATGTCCATAATCTCTGGAAAATTTTGGTACACATATCTGCTG ATACCAGGTTTTGGAGCATACAAATCATTCGGTTTCATTAGAGGATTTATGTCTCAAGGTTCAGAG gggggtgttgaggatgaAAAGACTCGGAAGAAGAGGGAAAAGTTGGAGAAGAAGGCTTCAAGACCCCAGTTTGTCAAGACAAGAAATAGATAA